The proteins below are encoded in one region of Paraburkholderia phenazinium:
- a CDS encoding winged helix-turn-helix transcriptional regulator, protein MSECQPEVLSLASCPSRLLLDQIADKWSVLILASLRPGPMRFNAIKRRIEGITQKALAQCLRRLERNGIVERRVIATSPISVEYEITALGRSLDGPFQALYMWTYEHLPEVESARARYDQRETAG, encoded by the coding sequence ATGTCGGAATGTCAACCAGAGGTGTTGTCTCTTGCCAGTTGCCCAAGTCGTTTGCTACTCGATCAGATCGCTGACAAGTGGTCGGTTCTGATCCTTGCGTCGCTACGCCCCGGGCCGATGCGATTCAACGCGATCAAGCGCCGCATTGAAGGGATCACGCAGAAAGCCTTGGCGCAGTGTTTGCGTCGGCTCGAGCGAAACGGAATTGTCGAAAGAAGAGTGATTGCGACTTCGCCAATCTCCGTCGAATACGAAATCACGGCGCTGGGGCGGTCGCTCGATGGCCCATTCCAGGCGCTTTATATGTGGACGTACGAGCATCTCCCTGAGGTCGAGAGTGCGAGAGCTCGCTATGATCAACGTGAGACCGCGGGCTAA
- a CDS encoding ABC transporter ATP-binding protein — protein sequence MALLEVKDLGVRFTRRDASPVDAVQRVSFTLEKGKTLGIVGESGSGKSQTVMALLGLLPGNGQTSGEALYAGRNLLALSQRELNQIRGDRIGMVFQDPMTSLNPFLTVERQMTEALQLHRGVSRRDARRQAIEALQRVWIPDAARRIDRYPHEFSGGMRQRVTIATALLTEPEILIADEPTTALDVTVQAQIIELLRELNRDLGTAIILITHDMGVVAGLADDVMVMYAGRTVERASAQALFENPTHPYTRGLLDALPRLDDTDGTHDIDAPLRTIAGNPPAPGEAIEGCAFAPRCALAKDRCHTTRPELEAIVDRTDGWRACLRPVGEMMEVVR from the coding sequence ATGGCGTTGCTCGAAGTAAAAGACCTGGGGGTACGCTTCACACGGCGCGACGCCTCGCCCGTGGACGCGGTGCAACGCGTATCGTTCACGCTCGAAAAGGGCAAGACGCTGGGGATTGTCGGCGAATCGGGCTCGGGTAAAAGTCAGACAGTGATGGCGCTGCTCGGGCTGCTCCCCGGCAATGGCCAGACCTCCGGCGAAGCGCTGTACGCAGGCCGCAATCTGCTGGCGCTGAGTCAGCGCGAACTGAACCAGATTCGCGGCGATCGCATTGGCATGGTGTTTCAGGATCCGATGACGTCGCTCAACCCGTTTCTCACGGTCGAGCGTCAGATGACCGAAGCGCTGCAATTGCACCGCGGCGTGTCGCGGCGCGATGCGCGCCGCCAGGCCATCGAGGCACTGCAGCGCGTGTGGATTCCGGATGCGGCGCGACGTATCGATCGATATCCGCATGAGTTTTCAGGTGGCATGCGCCAGCGCGTGACCATCGCAACCGCGCTGCTGACCGAACCCGAAATCCTTATTGCCGACGAACCAACCACCGCGCTCGACGTGACGGTGCAGGCGCAGATCATCGAACTGCTGCGCGAGCTGAATCGCGACCTGGGTACGGCGATTATTCTGATCACGCACGACATGGGCGTGGTGGCAGGACTCGCGGACGACGTGATGGTGATGTACGCAGGCCGCACCGTGGAGCGCGCGAGTGCGCAAGCGTTGTTCGAGAACCCGACTCATCCGTACACGCGCGGGCTGCTCGATGCGCTGCCGCGACTCGACGACACCGACGGCACACACGACATCGATGCCCCGTTGCGCACGATCGCAGGTAATCCCCCTGCGCCGGGCGAGGCCATCGAAGGCTGCGCATTTGCGCCACGCTGTGCGCTGGCAAAGGACCGCTGCCATACGACGCGGCCCGAACTGGAGGCCATCGTCGACCGGACGGACGGCTGGCGTGCTTGCCTGCGCCCGGTCGGCGAGATGATGGAGGTGGTGCGGTGA
- a CDS encoding phosphatidate cytidylyltransferase codes for MRTAFWELVGGLTGFLAIASIIGAILAWRDGGKSATIANLNQRIRAWWGMIAIMAIAIGLGPTATYIVFAVVSYLALREFITLTPTTPSDHTTLFIAFFIAIPVQYLLLWVRWYGMFSIFVPVHLFITLSLVSALTQDTHEFLSRNSKIHWALMVCVYGLSHAPALLILDIPHYEGENALLLFFFLLVVQISDVFQYVVGKLFGKRKIAPLLSPSKTVEGFVGGGLLATLAGAALYRITPFSFGAAFLMSLAIVLAGFVGGLVLSAVKRSLGAKDWGSMIAGHGGALDRVDSICFAAPVFFHLVRYLYVQ; via the coding sequence ATGAGAACAGCGTTCTGGGAACTTGTGGGCGGCCTCACCGGCTTTCTGGCCATTGCATCGATTATCGGTGCGATTCTCGCGTGGCGCGACGGCGGTAAAAGCGCGACCATCGCCAATCTGAACCAGCGTATTCGTGCCTGGTGGGGCATGATCGCGATCATGGCAATTGCGATCGGCCTCGGGCCGACGGCCACTTACATCGTCTTCGCAGTGGTGTCGTATCTCGCGCTACGCGAGTTCATCACGCTAACGCCGACGACGCCGAGCGATCACACCACGCTCTTCATCGCATTCTTCATCGCGATTCCGGTGCAGTATCTGCTGCTGTGGGTCCGGTGGTACGGGATGTTTTCCATCTTCGTACCGGTGCATCTGTTCATCACGTTGTCGCTAGTGTCCGCGCTGACGCAGGATACGCACGAGTTTCTGAGCCGCAACTCGAAGATCCATTGGGCACTGATGGTGTGCGTCTATGGGTTGAGTCATGCGCCCGCTCTTCTGATTCTGGATATCCCGCACTATGAGGGCGAGAACGCGCTGCTGCTGTTCTTCTTCCTGCTGGTGGTGCAAATCAGCGATGTGTTCCAGTATGTTGTCGGCAAGCTGTTCGGGAAGCGCAAAATCGCGCCGTTGCTGAGTCCGTCGAAGACTGTGGAGGGATTCGTCGGCGGAGGGCTGCTGGCTACGTTGGCTGGCGCGGCGCTTTACCGGATCACGCCGTTCAGCTTCGGCGCGGCGTTCCTGATGTCGCTGGCAATCGTGTTGGCGGGATTTGTAGGTGGACTCGTCCTGTCTGCGGTTAAACGCTCGCTAGGCGCGAAAGACTGGGGTTCGATGATTGCCGGGCATGGCGGTGCGCTGGATCGTGTCGATTCGATCTGTTTTGCTGCGCCGGTGTTTTTCCACCTGGTGCGGTATCTTTACGTGCAGTAG
- a CDS encoding ABC transporter ATP-binding protein gives MGDGTSGKPLGGAAGEARANVAGEPVLTVRDLKVHFRVPRGAYPWSSKATLRAVDGVSFDVRRGETLGLVGESGCGKSTLARAIIGLTPVTEGSVRWRDTETVTDGRRPAVAMERLRKDVQMVFQDPLASLDPRMTIEQIVTEPLKVQRPGLGRDETHARVVTMLERVGLGAHHLSRYAHEFSGGQCQRIGIARALVGEPQLVICDEPVSALDVSIQAQIVNLLRDLQRELSLSLLFVAHDLAVVKAISQRVLVMYLGRVMELGTRQEVYGSPQHPYTRALLSAVPRPDPAIERTRKHAVLTGEMPSPLNLPSGCAFRTRCPEAIAACAEEVPQSISRGTADRRVACIRVGADLREAPPVI, from the coding sequence ATGGGTGACGGGACATCGGGAAAGCCGCTGGGCGGCGCGGCGGGTGAAGCACGTGCCAACGTGGCGGGCGAGCCGGTGCTGACGGTGCGCGATCTCAAGGTGCACTTCCGGGTGCCGCGCGGCGCGTATCCGTGGTCGTCGAAAGCGACCTTGCGCGCAGTGGATGGCGTGTCGTTCGACGTGCGACGCGGTGAGACGCTGGGACTCGTAGGCGAGTCGGGCTGCGGCAAGTCGACACTGGCGCGAGCGATTATCGGCCTCACACCTGTGACGGAAGGCAGCGTGCGCTGGCGCGATACGGAGACGGTGACCGACGGACGCCGTCCGGCCGTTGCGATGGAGCGGCTGCGCAAGGACGTGCAGATGGTGTTTCAGGACCCGCTGGCCTCGCTGGATCCACGGATGACCATCGAGCAGATCGTCACCGAGCCGTTAAAGGTGCAACGACCCGGTCTGGGGCGTGATGAGACTCATGCGCGCGTGGTAACGATGCTGGAGCGCGTGGGTCTTGGCGCGCATCATCTGTCGCGCTATGCGCACGAGTTTTCTGGTGGACAGTGTCAGCGGATCGGGATTGCGCGGGCACTGGTGGGTGAGCCGCAACTGGTGATTTGCGATGAACCCGTGTCGGCGCTGGATGTTTCGATTCAGGCGCAGATCGTCAATCTGTTGCGCGATTTGCAGCGGGAGTTGTCGCTGTCGCTGCTGTTTGTCGCGCATGATCTGGCGGTCGTGAAGGCGATCAGCCAGCGCGTGCTGGTCATGTACCTCGGGCGCGTGATGGAGCTGGGCACGCGGCAGGAGGTGTATGGGTCGCCGCAGCATCCTTATACACGGGCGTTGTTGTCGGCGGTGCCGCGGCCTGATCCTGCGATCGAGCGCACACGCAAACATGCGGTGCTAACTGGAGAGATGCCATCGCCGCTCAACCTGCCCTCTGGATGTGCGTTCCGCACGCGCTGTCCCGAGGCGATTGCAGCTTGCGCCGAAGAGGTGCCGCAGTCGATCTCGCGTGGGACGGCGGATCGCAGGGTGGCGTGCATTCGCGTGGGAGCGGATCTCCGTGAAGCGCCGCCGGTTATTTGA
- a CDS encoding ABC transporter permease subunit: MLAYALRRTLWVIPTVLAVITVCYLMLHATPGGPFDTEKHLSAATIANLNAKYHLDQPLWKQYLLYLNALLHGDLGPSVRYVDWSVNDLVSKALPVSLGVGGLSVPIALVIGVLLGTAAAVRRDGITDRIVMLLGNVGNVIPPFVLGPVLVWVFAILLKRSDGHGWLPAGGWGDGGWRYRVLPMALLVIINVSSIARVMRGSMIEVLSGNFIRTARAKGMPGHVIVLRHALKPALMPVVSLLGSICISSITAAVVTESVFALPGLGQLVVDGAINRDYTLVLGLVVLTTVAAVVFNLLVDLAYAWLDPRIRY; this comes from the coding sequence ATGCTCGCCTACGCGCTGCGCCGTACCCTATGGGTCATTCCAACCGTTCTTGCCGTGATTACGGTGTGCTATCTGATGTTGCACGCGACGCCGGGCGGTCCGTTCGACACTGAAAAGCACCTGTCCGCGGCCACCATCGCGAATCTGAACGCGAAATATCACCTCGACCAGCCGCTCTGGAAGCAGTACCTGCTATATCTAAACGCACTGCTGCATGGCGATCTCGGGCCGTCGGTGCGCTACGTCGACTGGTCGGTCAATGACCTCGTCAGCAAGGCGCTGCCGGTCAGCCTCGGCGTGGGCGGCCTCTCGGTGCCGATCGCGCTCGTGATCGGCGTGCTGCTCGGCACGGCGGCTGCAGTGCGTCGCGACGGCATCACCGATCGCATCGTGATGCTGCTCGGCAACGTCGGCAACGTGATTCCGCCGTTCGTGCTCGGCCCGGTGCTGGTGTGGGTGTTTGCAATTCTGCTCAAGCGCTCGGATGGCCACGGCTGGCTGCCCGCAGGCGGCTGGGGCGACGGTGGCTGGCGCTACCGCGTGCTGCCGATGGCGCTGCTGGTGATCATCAACGTTTCATCGATTGCGCGGGTGATGCGCGGCAGCATGATCGAAGTGCTGTCGGGGAATTTCATTCGCACCGCGCGCGCGAAGGGCATGCCTGGTCATGTGATCGTGCTGCGGCACGCACTCAAGCCCGCCTTGATGCCGGTGGTGTCGCTGCTGGGCTCGATCTGCATCTCTTCGATTACTGCCGCGGTGGTCACGGAGTCGGTGTTCGCGCTGCCTGGCCTCGGACAACTGGTGGTGGACGGCGCCATCAACCGCGATTACACGCTCGTGCTCGGACTCGTGGTGCTTACGACCGTGGCGGCCGTCGTGTTCAACCTGCTCGTCGATCTGGCGTACGCGTGGCTCGACCCGCGCATCCGCTACTGA
- a CDS encoding lysophospholipid acyltransferase family protein: MSTWHAWERDFLLSVVRLVAGTYPVWHHGAPSASQTIYFSNHTSHIDTLAILAALPSELRHQVRPVAARDYWQRGKAKVHIARDLLNVVLIDRKHEGEGDPLDPVREALRLGESVIIFPEGTRSAEALPQAFKSGIFRLASEFPDIDLCPVYLENLQRIMPKGAIWPVPLICKVHFGGTLQLKPEEAKADFLRRARDAIVELSPAREALETAARTATSDQ, encoded by the coding sequence ATGAGTACCTGGCACGCGTGGGAACGTGACTTTCTGCTGAGCGTCGTACGCCTCGTGGCAGGTACCTACCCCGTGTGGCATCACGGCGCGCCGAGCGCCTCGCAGACCATCTACTTTTCGAATCACACGAGCCACATCGACACGCTGGCGATCCTCGCCGCGTTGCCGAGTGAGTTGCGTCATCAGGTTCGCCCCGTGGCTGCGCGCGACTATTGGCAGCGCGGCAAAGCCAAAGTGCATATTGCGCGCGATCTGCTCAACGTCGTGTTGATCGACCGCAAGCATGAAGGTGAAGGTGACCCGCTCGATCCGGTCCGCGAGGCATTGCGGCTTGGCGAGTCCGTGATCATTTTTCCCGAGGGCACACGTAGCGCCGAAGCATTGCCGCAGGCATTCAAGAGCGGCATCTTCAGGCTCGCCAGCGAGTTTCCTGATATCGACCTGTGCCCAGTCTACCTGGAGAATCTGCAGCGGATCATGCCCAAAGGCGCAATCTGGCCAGTGCCGCTAATCTGCAAGGTGCATTTCGGCGGCACGCTGCAATTAAAGCCGGAAGAGGCGAAAGCGGATTTTCTGCGCCGCGCCCGCGACGCGATCGTCGAACTTTCTCCTGCTCGGGAGGCGCTCGAGACTGCGGCGAGAACAGCCACTTCAGATCAATAG
- a CDS encoding SPFH domain-containing protein: MRTLEQFNERDQDEEQDMAITRQVITSLQRDGTDLLGTKGVAVKIVDESIVSGSLLTVESNHFCVLKSRGAVLNVYETGQYALTTPDKPLLGSIAQGFFGGSSPWVFEVIYINRAKLLIRSQGIATSAEMAEMAYQVDYYIHIDTKEAALDLITHLPFNGNLIDTQEVADYAGPAIEQAINQIVQVTKMENINEHINEIRESVKTHLSDFLRTFGIMLNDLKVLIVPKDERMRELISLQAIGLSPIEAVRYYLALRMAEKGLVSAPNAAAGLPFQIGAPATGIYPLGHEAGFSGKS; encoded by the coding sequence TTGCGAACACTCGAGCAGTTCAACGAACGAGATCAAGATGAGGAGCAAGACATGGCGATAACACGGCAGGTCATCACATCCCTTCAGCGCGACGGCACCGACCTGCTCGGTACCAAGGGCGTAGCGGTCAAGATTGTGGACGAAAGCATTGTTTCTGGCTCACTGCTAACCGTCGAAAGCAACCACTTCTGCGTGCTGAAATCACGCGGCGCAGTGCTCAACGTGTATGAGACGGGACAGTACGCTCTCACTACGCCTGACAAGCCGCTGCTGGGCTCCATCGCCCAAGGGTTTTTTGGTGGTTCCTCGCCGTGGGTGTTCGAAGTCATCTACATCAACCGCGCCAAACTGCTGATTCGCAGCCAGGGCATCGCGACCAGCGCCGAGATGGCTGAGATGGCGTATCAGGTTGACTACTATATTCACATCGATACCAAGGAAGCAGCGCTCGATCTTATTACGCACCTGCCGTTCAACGGCAACCTCATCGATACGCAAGAGGTCGCGGACTATGCCGGCCCCGCAATCGAGCAGGCGATCAATCAGATCGTCCAGGTGACGAAGATGGAAAACATCAACGAGCATATCAACGAGATCCGTGAGTCGGTCAAGACGCATCTCTCCGATTTCCTGAGAACGTTTGGCATCATGCTGAATGACCTCAAGGTCCTGATCGTGCCCAAGGACGAGCGGATGCGCGAACTCATCTCGCTGCAGGCTATTGGCCTCTCGCCGATCGAAGCGGTTCGTTACTACCTTGCGCTGCGCATGGCGGAAAAGGGCCTCGTGTCTGCGCCGAATGCGGCAGCAGGATTGCCCTTCCAGATCGGCGCGCCCGCCACCGGAATTTATCCGCTCGGACATGAAGCCGGGTTCTCCGGAAAGAGCTAG
- a CDS encoding CDP-alcohol phosphatidyltransferase family protein codes for MSVYALKPKFQNLLRPLVRQLARAGVTANQVTVSAALGSILVGIVAGFGFPLYRLFLLIPVWLFLRMALNAIDGMLAREFGQKSALGAYLNELGDVVSDIALTLPFLVIPEFNPADIWVFVLSAVVVECAGLVGPLAGATRRYDGPLGKSDRAVAVGAFGLWIGLGLPLAHWADWLWCALTALSVITVWQRIRKGVTEARG; via the coding sequence ATGAGCGTATACGCACTAAAACCGAAGTTCCAGAATCTGCTGCGTCCGTTGGTGCGGCAACTCGCACGCGCAGGCGTCACTGCCAATCAGGTCACCGTATCGGCTGCGCTTGGATCGATACTCGTCGGGATCGTGGCGGGTTTCGGATTTCCGCTTTACCGGCTGTTTTTGCTGATCCCTGTCTGGCTGTTTTTGCGCATGGCGCTCAATGCGATAGACGGAATGCTGGCGCGCGAATTCGGTCAAAAGAGCGCGCTCGGCGCCTATTTGAATGAACTGGGAGATGTGGTCTCGGACATAGCCCTGACATTGCCGTTTCTAGTGATACCCGAGTTTAATCCGGCCGATATCTGGGTGTTTGTGCTGTCCGCGGTGGTGGTCGAATGCGCGGGTCTGGTCGGACCGCTGGCTGGTGCCACGCGTCGTTATGATGGACCGCTTGGCAAGAGCGATCGCGCCGTCGCGGTCGGCGCGTTTGGTTTGTGGATTGGTTTGGGTTTGCCGCTGGCGCACTGGGCAGACTGGCTGTGGTGCGCGTTGACCGCGCTGTCGGTGATTACGGTCTGGCAGCGGATTAGAAAGGGAGTGACGGAGGCGCGAGGTTAA
- a CDS encoding ABC transporter permease, producing MNTSPSTAATTATAAPRRSRSPLELAFRQFLRNRAALASLVILGIIIIACFVGPLLLSNDPAANDWGAISMPPTLLGQHWFGTDELGRDLLVRTLAGGRVSLEVGLLGTLVSGLIGVAWGATAGYIGGRTDAVMMRIVDMMYAIPYMLIAILMMTLLGRAFYLVVLTISAFSWLDMARVVRGQTLSLRTREFIDAARATGVSTPGIILRHIVPNLLGVVVVYATVTVPGIVLTESVLSFLGLGVQEPMTSWGVLINDGAQKLESMPWLLLCPAVMLCVTLYCVNFVGDGLRDALDTKER from the coding sequence ATGAACACCTCCCCTTCCACCGCTGCGACTACAGCTACCGCCGCCCCGCGACGCTCGCGCAGTCCGCTTGAGCTTGCCTTCAGGCAGTTTCTGCGCAACCGCGCGGCGCTCGCCAGCCTGGTGATCCTTGGGATCATCATCATTGCCTGCTTTGTGGGTCCGCTGCTCCTCTCCAACGATCCCGCCGCCAACGACTGGGGCGCTATCAGCATGCCGCCCACGCTGCTGGGCCAGCACTGGTTCGGCACCGACGAACTCGGCCGCGACCTGCTGGTGCGCACGCTTGCCGGCGGACGCGTGTCGCTCGAAGTCGGGCTGCTTGGCACGCTGGTGTCGGGACTGATCGGCGTCGCGTGGGGTGCGACGGCCGGCTATATCGGCGGACGGACCGATGCGGTGATGATGCGTATCGTCGACATGATGTACGCAATCCCCTACATGCTGATCGCGATCCTGATGATGACGCTGCTGGGCCGCGCGTTCTACCTGGTGGTGCTGACGATCAGCGCGTTCTCGTGGCTCGACATGGCGCGCGTGGTGCGCGGTCAGACGCTATCGCTGCGGACCCGTGAGTTCATCGACGCAGCGCGCGCGACCGGCGTGAGCACACCGGGGATCATCCTGCGGCACATCGTGCCGAACCTGCTCGGCGTGGTGGTGGTGTACGCGACGGTCACGGTGCCGGGCATCGTGCTGACCGAATCCGTACTGTCGTTTCTCGGTCTGGGCGTGCAGGAACCGATGACAAGCTGGGGAGTGCTGATCAACGACGGCGCGCAGAAACTGGAGTCGATGCCGTGGCTGCTGCTGTGCCCGGCGGTGATGCTGTGCGTCACGCTGTATTGCGTGAATTTTGTAGGCGACGGGCTGCGCGACGCGCTCGATACCAAGGAGCGTTGA
- a CDS encoding MFS transporter: MSNPSATSSRMSAPELRATVSLAGIFALRMLGLFMIMPVFSIYAKTIPGGDNVLLVGIALGAYGVTQSLLYIFYGWISDKVGRKPVIATGLAIFALGSFVAAGAHDMTWIIVGRVIQGMGAVSSAVLAFIADLTSEEHRTKAMAMVGGSIGVSFAVAIVGAPVVFQWVGMSGLFALVGIFSILAIGVVIWIVPNAPMPAHVRAPFSEVLHNVELLRLNFGVLVLHATQTALFLVVPRILEAGGLPVASHWKVYLPVMGLSFVMMVPAIIAAETRGKMKTVLVSAIGLILIGQLLLGVAPHTILSVAGILFIYFLGFNILEASQPSLVSKLAPGSRKGAATGVYNTTQSIGLAIGGVIGGVLLKADGQSAVFFACSGLVFCWLIIAANMKPPAPRKKA, encoded by the coding sequence ATGTCCAATCCGTCCGCTACATCTTCACGCATGAGCGCGCCTGAGTTGCGCGCGACCGTGTCGCTCGCAGGCATCTTTGCGCTGCGCATGCTCGGCCTCTTCATGATCATGCCGGTGTTCTCGATCTACGCGAAAACCATCCCCGGCGGCGACAACGTCCTGCTGGTGGGGATCGCGCTGGGTGCCTACGGCGTGACGCAATCGCTGCTGTACATCTTCTACGGCTGGATTTCCGACAAGGTAGGGCGCAAGCCGGTGATCGCCACGGGGCTCGCGATTTTCGCGCTCGGCAGCTTTGTCGCGGCGGGGGCGCACGACATGACGTGGATCATCGTCGGTCGCGTCATTCAGGGGATGGGCGCGGTGTCGTCCGCGGTGCTCGCTTTTATTGCCGACCTCACGTCCGAGGAACATCGCACCAAGGCGATGGCAATGGTGGGTGGCAGCATTGGCGTGTCGTTCGCGGTGGCGATTGTCGGTGCGCCGGTCGTGTTCCAGTGGGTCGGCATGAGCGGGCTGTTCGCGCTGGTCGGCATTTTCTCGATCCTCGCAATCGGCGTAGTGATCTGGATCGTGCCGAATGCGCCGATGCCTGCGCACGTGCGCGCGCCGTTCTCTGAAGTGCTGCATAACGTCGAACTGCTGCGTTTGAATTTCGGCGTGCTGGTGCTGCATGCGACGCAAACGGCGCTGTTTCTGGTGGTGCCGCGGATTCTCGAAGCGGGCGGTTTGCCCGTGGCGTCGCATTGGAAGGTTTATTTGCCGGTGATGGGGCTGTCGTTTGTCATGATGGTTCCGGCCATCATCGCAGCGGAAACGCGCGGCAAAATGAAGACCGTGCTCGTGAGCGCGATTGGTCTTATCCTGATCGGACAGTTGTTACTAGGCGTCGCACCCCATACCATTCTGAGTGTGGCCGGGATACTGTTTATCTACTTTCTCGGCTTCAATATTCTTGAGGCGTCGCAGCCTTCGCTGGTGTCGAAACTGGCGCCGGGATCGCGCAAGGGCGCGGCTACCGGCGTGTACAACACCACGCAGTCTATCGGCTTGGCGATCGGCGGCGTGATCGGCGGCGTGCTGCTGAAGGCGGATGGGCAGAGCGCGGTGTTCTTCGCCTGCTCTGGGCTGGTATTTTGCTGGCTTATAATCGCGGCAAATATGAAGCCGCCAGCGCCGCGCAAGAAGGCTTGA
- a CDS encoding single-stranded DNA-binding protein yields the protein MASVNKVILVGNLGADPEVRYLPSGDAVANIRLATTDRYKDKTSGEMKEATEWHRVSFFGRLAEIVNEYLKKGSSVYIEGRIRTRKWQAQDGTDRYSTEIVAEQMQMLGGRGGAMGGGGDEGGYSREPSERSGGGGGGGRAASGGGGGARGGSGGGASRPSAPAGGGFDEMDDDIPF from the coding sequence ATGGCATCCGTGAACAAGGTAATTCTCGTCGGCAACCTCGGAGCCGATCCGGAAGTCCGCTATCTTCCGAGCGGCGACGCAGTGGCGAACATCCGCCTTGCGACGACGGACCGGTACAAGGACAAGACGTCGGGCGAAATGAAGGAAGCCACCGAGTGGCACCGGGTTTCGTTTTTCGGGCGTCTGGCCGAGATCGTGAACGAGTATCTGAAGAAGGGCTCGTCGGTTTATATCGAAGGACGCATTCGCACACGTAAGTGGCAGGCGCAGGATGGGACGGACCGGTATTCCACCGAGATCGTGGCTGAACAGATGCAGATGCTGGGTGGCCGCGGCGGAGCGATGGGCGGCGGTGGCGATGAGGGTGGATATAGTCGCGAGCCGTCGGAGCGTAGTGGCGGCGGCGGTGGTGGTGGTCGCGCGGCTTCGGGTGGCGGCGGTGGGGCGCGTGGTGGTAGCGGTGGCGGTGCTAGCCGTCCGAGCGCGCCGGCCGGTGGCGGGTTTGATGAGATGGATGACGATATTCCGTTTTGA
- a CDS encoding NADH:flavin oxidoreductase: MTSSQLDVLFRPFQLKTLNLKNRIVMAPMTRSFSPEGVPGANVADYYRRRALGEVGLIISEGTVIDRPSSRNDPNIPFFHGEASLAGWKKVIDAVHEAGGKMAPQIWHVGSVANPFTEWRPSSPVESPSGLVAPEKQRGKTMTDEDIADTVAAFGRAAAESKRLGFDTVEIHGAHGYLLDQFFWDGTNRRPDSFGGKSIRERSRFAVEVIKSVRAAVGADHPIILRLSQWKQQDYAARLAHTPDEMADWLVPLVEAGADILHCSQRRFWEAEFPEIDGENGLNFAGWAKKVTGAATISVGSVGLSGDFLGTFGGESSSPAGLDNLLDRMERDEFDLVAIGRAILSDPEWVTKIRSGETGQLKDFSPAALGELY; encoded by the coding sequence ATGACTAGTTCGCAACTCGACGTGTTGTTCAGACCGTTTCAACTGAAAACGCTCAACCTGAAAAACCGCATTGTGATGGCGCCCATGACGCGCTCCTTCTCGCCAGAGGGTGTGCCCGGCGCTAACGTGGCGGATTACTACCGGCGGCGCGCATTGGGGGAGGTCGGTCTTATCATCTCCGAGGGGACGGTAATCGATCGCCCGTCGTCGCGCAACGATCCGAATATTCCGTTCTTCCACGGAGAAGCATCGCTTGCTGGCTGGAAGAAGGTGATCGACGCCGTCCACGAAGCGGGCGGCAAGATGGCGCCGCAGATCTGGCACGTGGGGTCCGTTGCTAATCCGTTCACTGAATGGCGGCCTTCCTCGCCGGTCGAGAGTCCTTCGGGTCTTGTGGCACCTGAAAAGCAGCGTGGCAAGACGATGACCGATGAAGATATCGCGGATACGGTTGCTGCCTTTGGACGTGCCGCAGCGGAATCGAAGCGGCTCGGGTTCGACACCGTAGAGATTCACGGCGCGCATGGTTATCTGCTCGACCAGTTCTTCTGGGACGGCACCAATCGGCGCCCGGACTCTTTTGGCGGGAAATCGATTCGTGAACGGTCGCGCTTCGCGGTCGAGGTGATCAAGAGCGTGCGGGCTGCCGTCGGAGCGGACCACCCGATCATCCTTCGTTTGAGTCAATGGAAGCAGCAGGACTACGCCGCTCGACTCGCGCATACGCCGGATGAAATGGCCGACTGGCTTGTGCCCCTCGTGGAAGCTGGCGCCGATATCCTGCACTGTTCGCAGCGGCGCTTCTGGGAAGCGGAGTTTCCGGAAATCGACGGGGAAAACGGCCTGAATTTTGCGGGATGGGCGAAGAAAGTGACGGGCGCGGCGACGATCAGCGTGGGGTCGGTTGGTCTTTCAGGTGATTTCCTCGGCACCTTCGGTGGCGAGAGTTCGAGCCCGGCGGGTCTGGACAATCTGCTCGACCGCATGGAGCGCGACGAGTTCGATCTGGTCGCCATTGGCCGCGCAATACTCAGCGATCCGGAATGGGTGACGAAGATTCGTTCGGGTGAGACCGGTCAGTTGAAGGACTTTAGTCCGGCGGCGTTGGGGGAGCTTTACTGA